One region of Maylandia zebra isolate NMK-2024a linkage group LG10, Mzebra_GT3a, whole genome shotgun sequence genomic DNA includes:
- the LOC101470144 gene encoding arrestin red cell isoform X3 produces MGDKAGTRVFKKSSPNCKLTVYLGKRDFVDHLDHVDPVDGVILVDPEYLKDRKVFVTLTCAFRYGREDLDVLGLSFRKDLYISTFQAFPPVPEERKPNSRLQERLLKKLGQHAHPFYFTIPQNLPCSVTLQPGPEDTGKACGVDFEIRAFCAKSMEEKIHKRNSVRLVIRKVQYAPEKPGPQPMVETTRSFLMSDRSLHLEASLDKELYYHGEPISVNVHVTNNSTKTVKRVKISVRQYADICLFSTAQYKCPVAQLEADDQVSSSSTFCKVYTLTPTLDKNREKRGLALDGKLKHEDTNLASSTIVKDVTNKEVLGILVSYRVKVKLVVSRGGDVSVELPFILMHPKPPEPPASRPQSAVPETDPPIDTNLIEFETNSISQDDDFVFEDFARLRLKGVVDDKDEDC; encoded by the exons AGTTTTCAAGAAGTCGAGCCCCAACTGTAAG TTGACGGTTTACTTGGGAAAGCGAGACTTTGTGGACCACCTGGACCACGTGGACCCAGTCG ATGGCGTGATCCTGGTCGACCCAGAGTACCTGAAGGACAGGAAAG TCTTCGTCACGCTGACCTGTGCGTTTCGATATGGACGCGAGGACCTGGACGTGCTCGGTCTATCCTTCCGGAAGGATCTGTACATCTCCACCTTCCAG GCCTTCCCTCCGGTGCCCGAGGAGCGGAAACCCAACAGCCGGCTGcaggagaggctgctgaagaagctCGGCCAGCACGCACACCCCTTCTACTTCACC ATTCCTCAGAATCTCCCCTGTTCAGTCACTCTACAGCCCGGACCCGAGGACACCGGCAAG GCCTGTGGTGTTGACTTTGAGATCAGAGCTTTCTGTGCCAAGTCAATGGAAGAGAAGATTCACAAGAG GAACTCTGTGCGTCTGGTGATCAGGAAGGTTCAGTACGCTCCGGAGAAGCCTGGTCCTCAGCCGATGGTGGAGACCACCCGCAGCTTCCTGATGTCCGACAGGTCCCTGCACCTGGAGGCATCTCTGGACAAAGAG CTGTATTATCACGGCGAGCCCATCAGCGTCAACGTCCACGTCACCAACAACTCCACCAAGACCGTCAAGAGGGTGAAGATCTCCG TGCGTCAGTACGCAGACATCTGCCTGTTCAGCACTGCCCAGTATAAATGTCCCGTGGCTCAGCTGGAGGCAGA CGACCAGGTGTCGTCCAGCTCCACCTTCTGCAAGGTGTACACTCTGACCCCGACACTGGACAAGAACAGAGAGAAGAGAGGACTCGCTCTGGACGGGAAGCTCAAACATGAAGACACCAACCTGGCCTCATCCACCat tgtgaagGACGTCACCAACAAGGAGGTCCTGGGGATCCTGGTGTCCTACAGAGTCAAAGTCAAGCTGGTGGTGTCCCGTGGAGG GGACGTGTCGGTGGAGCTGCCCTTCATCTTAATGCATCCTAAACCTCCGGAGCCGCCGGCGTCCCGCCCGCAGTCAG ctgtGCCAGAAACTGACCCGCCCATCGACACCAATTTGATAGAGTTTGAAACAAA CAGCATCTCGCAGGACGACGACTTCGTCTTCGAGGACTTCGCCCGCCTCCGGCTCAAAGGTGTTGTGGACGACAAGGACGAGGACTGCTAG
- the LOC101470144 gene encoding arrestin red cell isoform X2, which produces MGDKAGTRVFKKSSPNCKLTVYLGKRDFVDHLDHVDPVDGVILVDPEYLKDRKVFVTLTCAFRYGREDLDVLGLSFRKDLYISTFQAFPPVPEERKPNSRLQERLLKKLGQHAHPFYFTIPQNLPCSVTLQPGPEDTGKACGVDFEIRAFCAKSMEEKIHKRNSVRLVIRKVQYAPEKPGPQPMVETTRSFLMSDRSLHLEASLDKELYYHGEPISVNVHVTNNSTKTVKRVKISVRQYADICLFSTAQYKCPVAQLEADDQVSSSSTFCKVYTLTPTLDKNREKRGLALDGKLKHEDTNLASSTIVKDVTNKEVLGILVSYRVKVKLVVSRGGLLRGLLERDVSVELPFILMHPKPPEPPASRPQSAVPETDPPIDTNLIEFETNISQDDDFVFEDFARLRLKGVVDDKDEDC; this is translated from the exons AGTTTTCAAGAAGTCGAGCCCCAACTGTAAG TTGACGGTTTACTTGGGAAAGCGAGACTTTGTGGACCACCTGGACCACGTGGACCCAGTCG ATGGCGTGATCCTGGTCGACCCAGAGTACCTGAAGGACAGGAAAG TCTTCGTCACGCTGACCTGTGCGTTTCGATATGGACGCGAGGACCTGGACGTGCTCGGTCTATCCTTCCGGAAGGATCTGTACATCTCCACCTTCCAG GCCTTCCCTCCGGTGCCCGAGGAGCGGAAACCCAACAGCCGGCTGcaggagaggctgctgaagaagctCGGCCAGCACGCACACCCCTTCTACTTCACC ATTCCTCAGAATCTCCCCTGTTCAGTCACTCTACAGCCCGGACCCGAGGACACCGGCAAG GCCTGTGGTGTTGACTTTGAGATCAGAGCTTTCTGTGCCAAGTCAATGGAAGAGAAGATTCACAAGAG GAACTCTGTGCGTCTGGTGATCAGGAAGGTTCAGTACGCTCCGGAGAAGCCTGGTCCTCAGCCGATGGTGGAGACCACCCGCAGCTTCCTGATGTCCGACAGGTCCCTGCACCTGGAGGCATCTCTGGACAAAGAG CTGTATTATCACGGCGAGCCCATCAGCGTCAACGTCCACGTCACCAACAACTCCACCAAGACCGTCAAGAGGGTGAAGATCTCCG TGCGTCAGTACGCAGACATCTGCCTGTTCAGCACTGCCCAGTATAAATGTCCCGTGGCTCAGCTGGAGGCAGA CGACCAGGTGTCGTCCAGCTCCACCTTCTGCAAGGTGTACACTCTGACCCCGACACTGGACAAGAACAGAGAGAAGAGAGGACTCGCTCTGGACGGGAAGCTCAAACATGAAGACACCAACCTGGCCTCATCCACCat tgtgaagGACGTCACCAACAAGGAGGTCCTGGGGATCCTGGTGTCCTACAGAGTCAAAGTCAAGCTGGTGGTGTCCCGTGGAGG GCTGCTGCGAGGCTTATTGGAGAG GGACGTGTCGGTGGAGCTGCCCTTCATCTTAATGCATCCTAAACCTCCGGAGCCGCCGGCGTCCCGCCCGCAGTCAG ctgtGCCAGAAACTGACCCGCCCATCGACACCAATTTGATAGAGTTTGAAACAAA CATCTCGCAGGACGACGACTTCGTCTTCGAGGACTTCGCCCGCCTCCGGCTCAAAGGTGTTGTGGACGACAAGGACGAGGACTGCTAG
- the LOC101470144 gene encoding arrestin red cell isoform X1, whose translation MGDKAGTRVFKKSSPNCKLTVYLGKRDFVDHLDHVDPVDGVILVDPEYLKDRKVFVTLTCAFRYGREDLDVLGLSFRKDLYISTFQAFPPVPEERKPNSRLQERLLKKLGQHAHPFYFTIPQNLPCSVTLQPGPEDTGKACGVDFEIRAFCAKSMEEKIHKRNSVRLVIRKVQYAPEKPGPQPMVETTRSFLMSDRSLHLEASLDKELYYHGEPISVNVHVTNNSTKTVKRVKISVRQYADICLFSTAQYKCPVAQLEADDQVSSSSTFCKVYTLTPTLDKNREKRGLALDGKLKHEDTNLASSTIVKDVTNKEVLGILVSYRVKVKLVVSRGGLLRGLLERDVSVELPFILMHPKPPEPPASRPQSAVPETDPPIDTNLIEFETNSISQDDDFVFEDFARLRLKGVVDDKDEDC comes from the exons AGTTTTCAAGAAGTCGAGCCCCAACTGTAAG TTGACGGTTTACTTGGGAAAGCGAGACTTTGTGGACCACCTGGACCACGTGGACCCAGTCG ATGGCGTGATCCTGGTCGACCCAGAGTACCTGAAGGACAGGAAAG TCTTCGTCACGCTGACCTGTGCGTTTCGATATGGACGCGAGGACCTGGACGTGCTCGGTCTATCCTTCCGGAAGGATCTGTACATCTCCACCTTCCAG GCCTTCCCTCCGGTGCCCGAGGAGCGGAAACCCAACAGCCGGCTGcaggagaggctgctgaagaagctCGGCCAGCACGCACACCCCTTCTACTTCACC ATTCCTCAGAATCTCCCCTGTTCAGTCACTCTACAGCCCGGACCCGAGGACACCGGCAAG GCCTGTGGTGTTGACTTTGAGATCAGAGCTTTCTGTGCCAAGTCAATGGAAGAGAAGATTCACAAGAG GAACTCTGTGCGTCTGGTGATCAGGAAGGTTCAGTACGCTCCGGAGAAGCCTGGTCCTCAGCCGATGGTGGAGACCACCCGCAGCTTCCTGATGTCCGACAGGTCCCTGCACCTGGAGGCATCTCTGGACAAAGAG CTGTATTATCACGGCGAGCCCATCAGCGTCAACGTCCACGTCACCAACAACTCCACCAAGACCGTCAAGAGGGTGAAGATCTCCG TGCGTCAGTACGCAGACATCTGCCTGTTCAGCACTGCCCAGTATAAATGTCCCGTGGCTCAGCTGGAGGCAGA CGACCAGGTGTCGTCCAGCTCCACCTTCTGCAAGGTGTACACTCTGACCCCGACACTGGACAAGAACAGAGAGAAGAGAGGACTCGCTCTGGACGGGAAGCTCAAACATGAAGACACCAACCTGGCCTCATCCACCat tgtgaagGACGTCACCAACAAGGAGGTCCTGGGGATCCTGGTGTCCTACAGAGTCAAAGTCAAGCTGGTGGTGTCCCGTGGAGG GCTGCTGCGAGGCTTATTGGAGAG GGACGTGTCGGTGGAGCTGCCCTTCATCTTAATGCATCCTAAACCTCCGGAGCCGCCGGCGTCCCGCCCGCAGTCAG ctgtGCCAGAAACTGACCCGCCCATCGACACCAATTTGATAGAGTTTGAAACAAA CAGCATCTCGCAGGACGACGACTTCGTCTTCGAGGACTTCGCCCGCCTCCGGCTCAAAGGTGTTGTGGACGACAAGGACGAGGACTGCTAG
- the LOC101470144 gene encoding arrestin red cell isoform X4 — protein MGDKAGTRVFKKSSPNCKLTVYLGKRDFVDHLDHVDPVDGVILVDPEYLKDRKVFVTLTCAFRYGREDLDVLGLSFRKDLYISTFQAFPPVPEERKPNSRLQERLLKKLGQHAHPFYFTIPQNLPCSVTLQPGPEDTGKACGVDFEIRAFCAKSMEEKIHKRNSVRLVIRKVQYAPEKPGPQPMVETTRSFLMSDRSLHLEASLDKELYYHGEPISVNVHVTNNSTKTVKRVKISVRQYADICLFSTAQYKCPVAQLEADDQVSSSSTFCKVYTLTPTLDKNREKRGLALDGKLKHEDTNLASSTIVKDVTNKEVLGILVSYRVKVKLVVSRGGDVSVELPFILMHPKPPEPPASRPQSAVPETDPPIDTNLIEFETNISQDDDFVFEDFARLRLKGVVDDKDEDC, from the exons AGTTTTCAAGAAGTCGAGCCCCAACTGTAAG TTGACGGTTTACTTGGGAAAGCGAGACTTTGTGGACCACCTGGACCACGTGGACCCAGTCG ATGGCGTGATCCTGGTCGACCCAGAGTACCTGAAGGACAGGAAAG TCTTCGTCACGCTGACCTGTGCGTTTCGATATGGACGCGAGGACCTGGACGTGCTCGGTCTATCCTTCCGGAAGGATCTGTACATCTCCACCTTCCAG GCCTTCCCTCCGGTGCCCGAGGAGCGGAAACCCAACAGCCGGCTGcaggagaggctgctgaagaagctCGGCCAGCACGCACACCCCTTCTACTTCACC ATTCCTCAGAATCTCCCCTGTTCAGTCACTCTACAGCCCGGACCCGAGGACACCGGCAAG GCCTGTGGTGTTGACTTTGAGATCAGAGCTTTCTGTGCCAAGTCAATGGAAGAGAAGATTCACAAGAG GAACTCTGTGCGTCTGGTGATCAGGAAGGTTCAGTACGCTCCGGAGAAGCCTGGTCCTCAGCCGATGGTGGAGACCACCCGCAGCTTCCTGATGTCCGACAGGTCCCTGCACCTGGAGGCATCTCTGGACAAAGAG CTGTATTATCACGGCGAGCCCATCAGCGTCAACGTCCACGTCACCAACAACTCCACCAAGACCGTCAAGAGGGTGAAGATCTCCG TGCGTCAGTACGCAGACATCTGCCTGTTCAGCACTGCCCAGTATAAATGTCCCGTGGCTCAGCTGGAGGCAGA CGACCAGGTGTCGTCCAGCTCCACCTTCTGCAAGGTGTACACTCTGACCCCGACACTGGACAAGAACAGAGAGAAGAGAGGACTCGCTCTGGACGGGAAGCTCAAACATGAAGACACCAACCTGGCCTCATCCACCat tgtgaagGACGTCACCAACAAGGAGGTCCTGGGGATCCTGGTGTCCTACAGAGTCAAAGTCAAGCTGGTGGTGTCCCGTGGAGG GGACGTGTCGGTGGAGCTGCCCTTCATCTTAATGCATCCTAAACCTCCGGAGCCGCCGGCGTCCCGCCCGCAGTCAG ctgtGCCAGAAACTGACCCGCCCATCGACACCAATTTGATAGAGTTTGAAACAAA CATCTCGCAGGACGACGACTTCGTCTTCGAGGACTTCGCCCGCCTCCGGCTCAAAGGTGTTGTGGACGACAAGGACGAGGACTGCTAG
- the taf9 gene encoding transcription initiation factor TFIID subunit 9, producing the protein MSAPKTIPKDAQVMIQILKDMGITEYEPRVINQMLEFTYRYVTTIIEDAKTYASHANKSNVDADDIRLAIQCRMDQSFTSPPPRDFLLEVARQKNQTPLPLIKPYTGPRLPPDRYCLTAPNYRLKSIQKKVSSSANRISVPRLSVGAVTSRPTTPTLGTPSVQSVTTKVGTPVSLTGQRFTVQIPPPSQTTTTKPTTPSTPAVSNVLINPSLIGSKNILITTNMVSQNSGGESLKRKHEDDDDYDAL; encoded by the exons ATGTCTGCTCCGAAAACAATCCCGAAAGATGCTCAG GTGATGATCCAGATCCTGAAGGACATGGGAATCACAGAGTATGAGCCCAGAGTCATCAACCAGATGCTGGAGTTCACCTACA GATACGTGACCACCATCATCGAAGATGCCAAAACCTACGCCTCACACGCCAACAAGTCCAACGTGGACGCCGACGACATCAGACTGGCCATCCAGTGCCGCATGGATCAGTCGTTCACCTCACCTCCGCCACGAGAT TTCCTGTTGGAGGTTGCCAGGCAGAAGAACCAGACCCCCCTCCCTCTCATCAAGCCCTACACCGGCCCCCGGCTGCCCCCAGACCGCTACTGTCTGACCGCCCCCAACTACAGACTGAAGTCCATACAGAAGAAG GTGTCGTCGTCTGCCAACAGGATATCGGTGCCTCGCCTCAGTGTCGGCGCCGTCACCAGCAGGCCGACCACGCCCACGCTCG GGACGCCGTCTGTGCAGTCGGTCACCACTAAAGTCGGGACTCCAGTGTCTTTGACGGGTCAGAGGTTCACTGTGCAGATCCCGCCGCCCTCTCAGACGACCACCACCAAACCCA CAACGCCATCCACACCCGCTGTCTCCAACGTCCTCATCAACCCATCTCTGATTGGCTCCAAGAACATCCTCATTACGACCAACATGGTGTCACAGAACTCCGGCGGAGAGTCGCTGAAGAGGAAGCATGAAGACGACGACGACTACGACGCTTTATGA